One part of the Anaeromyxobacter sp. Fw109-5 genome encodes these proteins:
- a CDS encoding co-chaperone YbbN has translation MGNATVEITGKNFKETVEKDGIVLIDWWAPWCGPCRVFGPTYEKVAAKHPDLTFGKVNTEVEQELAGAFDIRSIPTLMILRDKVLLFSQAGALPEAALEDLIRQVRALDMEKVRAEIAAQEQEGGTKRASV, from the coding sequence ATGGGCAACGCGACGGTCGAGATCACCGGCAAGAACTTCAAGGAGACGGTCGAGAAGGACGGAATCGTCCTCATCGACTGGTGGGCCCCCTGGTGTGGACCGTGCCGGGTCTTCGGGCCCACGTACGAGAAGGTCGCGGCGAAGCACCCGGACCTCACCTTCGGCAAGGTGAACACGGAGGTCGAGCAGGAGCTCGCGGGGGCGTTCGACATCCGCTCCATCCCGACGCTGATGATCCTGCGCGACAAGGTGCTGCTGTTCTCGCAGGCCGGCGCGCTGCCCGAGGCGGCCCTGGAAGATCTCATCCGTCAGGTCCGGGCCCTGGACATGGAGAAGGTGCGAGCGGAGATCGCCGCGCAGGAGCAGGAGGGCGGCACGAAGCGCGCCTCGGTCTGA
- a CDS encoding response regulator transcription factor, giving the protein MNVEGTQETLPSILLVDDDEVLRERLATAIRARGYEVRTAGSAEEALREAAKESPEMAVLDLRMPGGGGLDLLKELRRHDPATRVLMLTGYGSISTAVEAVREGAVGYLPKPADADEILAALNGTNTAKQSGVETPSLARAEWEHIQRVLTDCGGNISEAARRLGIHRRSLQRKLHKYPPSR; this is encoded by the coding sequence ATGAACGTCGAAGGGACGCAGGAAACCCTCCCGAGCATCCTGCTCGTGGACGACGACGAGGTCCTGCGCGAGCGTCTCGCGACCGCGATCCGAGCCCGCGGCTACGAGGTCCGGACCGCGGGCAGCGCGGAGGAGGCGCTGCGCGAGGCCGCGAAGGAATCGCCGGAGATGGCGGTCCTCGACCTGCGCATGCCCGGCGGCGGGGGGCTCGACCTGCTGAAGGAGCTCCGCCGGCACGATCCCGCGACCCGCGTCCTCATGCTGACCGGCTACGGCAGCATCTCGACCGCTGTCGAGGCCGTGCGCGAGGGGGCCGTCGGATACCTCCCGAAGCCCGCCGACGCGGACGAGATCCTGGCGGCGCTGAACGGCACCAACACGGCGAAGCAGTCGGGCGTCGAGACCCCGTCGCTCGCGCGCGCGGAGTGGGAGCACATCCAGCGGGTCCTCACCGACTGCGGCGGCAACATCTCGGAGGCGGCGCGGCGGCTCGGGATCCACCGCCGATCCCTGCAGCGGAAGCTGCACAAGTACCCGCCGTCGCGCTGA